In Stutzerimonas stutzeri, a genomic segment contains:
- a CDS encoding TRAP transporter small permease, whose amino-acid sequence MFLISTAIMLFEGISRAAFDSSSFWAEESVRYLMVWAFFLTLGIAGNAGNHIRTELLVERLSPRLRSCCHVASSLVGILFCGLLFFASLPQVHRYYTMGMMTESNLDLPLWLLFLVMPLGALLFLAYYLRCLVIALKGGDPFGNGQITGSQL is encoded by the coding sequence CTGATCTCGACCGCAATCATGCTGTTCGAAGGTATATCCCGGGCTGCGTTCGACAGTAGTTCGTTCTGGGCTGAGGAAAGCGTGCGTTATCTCATGGTCTGGGCATTTTTTCTGACGCTGGGTATCGCTGGAAACGCCGGGAATCACATCCGCACCGAGCTGCTCGTGGAACGTCTGAGTCCGCGGTTGAGGTCGTGCTGCCATGTGGCATCCAGCCTGGTCGGCATTCTGTTCTGCGGGTTGCTGTTTTTTGCCTCGCTCCCGCAGGTCCATCGCTACTACACGATGGGCATGATGACTGAGTCGAACCTCGATTTACCGCTGTGGTTGCTGTTCTTGGTCATGCCGCTCGGTGCCTTGTTGTTTCTAGCCTACTACCTGCGTTGTCTGGTTATTGCGCTCAAGGGTGGCGACCCGTTCGGCAATGGTCAAATCACCGGCTCACAGCTCTAG